From a single Streptomyces sp. NBC_00377 genomic region:
- a CDS encoding C40 family peptidase, whose translation MGTHRRPKPPSRARIATLGMAAGAVSLLPTQSQAAPNPSVDEVRKQVEKLYEEAEAPTEEYNGVLEKQQKLQDEVDSAQDRLARKQQEINELREKIGPLAAEQYRTGAVDPSVQLFLSSDPDDYLGKAEALGRTSDRQASALRALESKQRELAQERAAAAEQLRSLQEARTKAKEKKDQVTAKLTKARKLLNSLTAAQRAKMEADQERDDVAAGTSDAPASYNGPASGRAKTAIEFAYAQLGKPYEWGSTGPNSYDCSGLVGAAWRSAGVSLPRTVKQMYDAGRKVSQADLQPGDIIYWYNDSQHNGMYIGNGKAIHAPRTGKNIEITQVSYMPFYAASRP comes from the coding sequence ATGGGAACGCACCGTCGGCCGAAGCCCCCCAGCCGTGCCCGGATCGCCACGCTCGGGATGGCGGCCGGCGCGGTCAGCCTCCTGCCGACGCAGAGCCAGGCGGCGCCGAACCCCTCGGTGGACGAGGTGCGCAAGCAGGTGGAGAAGCTCTACGAGGAGGCCGAGGCCCCCACCGAGGAGTACAACGGCGTCCTGGAGAAGCAGCAGAAGCTGCAGGACGAGGTCGACAGCGCCCAGGACCGGCTGGCCCGCAAGCAGCAGGAGATCAACGAGCTGCGCGAGAAGATAGGTCCCTTGGCGGCGGAGCAGTACCGCACCGGCGCCGTCGATCCGAGCGTGCAGCTGTTCCTCTCCAGTGACCCGGACGACTATCTGGGGAAGGCCGAGGCCCTGGGCCGCACCAGTGACCGGCAGGCCTCCGCGCTGCGGGCACTGGAGAGCAAGCAGCGTGAGCTCGCCCAAGAACGCGCGGCCGCAGCCGAGCAGTTGAGGTCCCTGCAAGAGGCGCGCACGAAGGCCAAAGAGAAGAAGGACCAGGTCACGGCCAAGCTGACCAAGGCGCGGAAGCTCCTGAACAGCCTGACCGCCGCGCAGCGCGCCAAGATGGAGGCTGACCAGGAACGCGACGACGTCGCCGCGGGTACCAGCGACGCGCCTGCCTCGTACAACGGCCCGGCCAGCGGTCGGGCGAAGACCGCCATCGAGTTCGCGTACGCCCAGCTCGGCAAACCGTACGAGTGGGGTTCGACCGGCCCCAACTCCTACGACTGCTCGGGCCTGGTGGGCGCGGCCTGGCGCTCGGCGGGCGTCTCCCTGCCCCGCACTGTCAAGCAGATGTACGACGCCGGCCGCAAGGTGTCCCAGGCCGACCTGCAGCCCGGCGACATCATTTACTGGTACAACGACAGCCAGCACAACGGCATGTACATCGGCAACGGCAAGGCCATCCACGCCCCGCGCACCGGCAAGAACATCGAGATCACCCAGGTGAGCTATATGCCCTTCTATGCCGCAAGCAGGCCCTGA
- a CDS encoding DUF6153 family protein, translating to MRPHSMVRSCGLLVCALLLGLLGMHGLGPMPGVTASSSAHEQMAVVAHTDVTASMPGECDHGGGGCTGHTDHADPACASASVAGTPLVVPVLLPDAVARAASQALTSSAGSGPDGGRAPPSLSELQLLRI from the coding sequence ATGCGACCGCACTCGATGGTGCGGTCCTGTGGGTTGCTCGTGTGCGCGTTGCTCCTGGGCCTGCTTGGCATGCATGGGCTCGGCCCGATGCCCGGGGTCACCGCCAGCTCGTCCGCGCACGAGCAGATGGCCGTGGTTGCGCACACGGATGTGACGGCGTCCATGCCGGGTGAATGCGATCACGGCGGAGGCGGTTGTACGGGCCACACGGACCACGCGGATCCGGCGTGCGCCTCCGCGTCCGTCGCAGGGACTCCCCTGGTGGTGCCGGTGCTCCTGCCCGACGCCGTGGCCCGTGCCGCGTCACAGGCGCTTACGTCGTCGGCCGGCAGCGGCCCCGACGGCGGCCGCGCCCCGCCCTCACTCTCCGAGCTCCAGCTCCTGCGGATCTAG
- a CDS encoding DUF305 domain-containing protein, whose product MTARRKIVRRTALAVTAGAATLVLAACSSGGGGHDMGSMNSDSSPSATASAKAGDHNGQDVSFATEMIQHHRQAVEMAELAADRASSQDVKDLATKIKGAQDPEIKTMSGWLTSWGEEVPADMSGMEGHDMSSGMPGMMSSEDMDKLEKASGTEFDKMFLEMMVEHHTGAVEMAKTEKADGKYGPATKLADDVISAQTAEIEEMNKMLGKS is encoded by the coding sequence ATGACTGCACGCCGCAAGATCGTCCGTCGTACCGCCCTCGCCGTCACCGCCGGTGCGGCCACCCTCGTGCTGGCCGCCTGTAGCAGCGGCGGTGGCGGTCATGACATGGGGTCGATGAACTCCGACTCCAGCCCGTCCGCGACCGCCTCGGCCAAGGCCGGGGACCACAACGGTCAGGATGTCTCCTTCGCCACGGAGATGATCCAGCACCACCGTCAGGCCGTGGAGATGGCCGAGCTGGCCGCCGACCGTGCCTCCTCGCAGGACGTCAAGGACCTCGCCACGAAGATCAAGGGCGCGCAGGACCCGGAGATCAAGACGATGTCCGGCTGGCTCACCTCGTGGGGCGAGGAGGTCCCCGCGGACATGTCCGGCATGGAGGGCCACGACATGTCCTCCGGCATGCCCGGCATGATGAGCAGCGAGGACATGGACAAGCTGGAGAAGGCGTCCGGCACCGAGTTCGACAAGATGTTCCTCGAGATGATGGTCGAGCACCACACGGGTGCCGTCGAGATGGCCAAGACGGAGAAGGCTGACGGCAAGTACGGCCCGGCCACGAAGCTGGCGGATGACGTGATCTCGGCTCAGACCGCCGAGATCGAGGAAATGAACAAGATGCTCGGCAAGAGCTGA
- a CDS encoding M56 family metallopeptidase has product MNAAPALVGYTTAVGFVAPRLLLRSGWPHRAPALAAAVWHALAVSFSIGVALSAASLAMPTEHLHAGLVGLLHTCGLAVGAGQPDPDMADRLAVGVPAVIGIALVASFAFHVIRAHRARAEHREAVDLVGRRSARLCATVLPYDTPAAYCLPGRHARIVISDAAVRQLTPEQLGAVLEHEQAHIAGRHHLVLAAAEAFHSVFRWAPLARHAREQTALLLEMIADDRALRSHSHEALATAMYEMAAARAPKGALAAGGPNALIRLKRVLGPRKAPHPALWGSVAAVALAVPLLPLLVACPPGLG; this is encoded by the coding sequence GTGAACGCGGCCCCGGCACTGGTCGGCTACACGACGGCAGTGGGTTTCGTGGCTCCGCGACTGCTGCTGCGCAGCGGCTGGCCGCACCGGGCCCCGGCGCTGGCGGCGGCGGTCTGGCACGCGCTGGCGGTCTCGTTCTCGATCGGCGTCGCGCTCTCCGCCGCCAGCCTGGCCATGCCGACGGAGCACCTGCACGCGGGGCTGGTGGGTCTGCTGCACACCTGCGGGCTGGCCGTCGGCGCGGGGCAGCCCGACCCGGACATGGCGGACCGCCTGGCAGTCGGTGTCCCTGCCGTGATCGGGATCGCTCTCGTCGCCAGCTTCGCCTTTCACGTCATTCGCGCCCACCGGGCGCGCGCGGAGCACCGGGAAGCCGTGGACCTGGTCGGCCGCCGCTCGGCCCGGCTGTGCGCCACCGTGCTGCCGTACGACACCCCCGCCGCCTACTGCCTGCCCGGCCGTCACGCCCGGATCGTGATCAGCGACGCGGCCGTACGTCAGCTGACCCCGGAGCAACTCGGTGCCGTGCTGGAGCATGAGCAGGCTCACATCGCGGGTCGGCACCATCTGGTCCTGGCCGCCGCGGAAGCATTCCACTCGGTCTTCCGGTGGGCCCCACTGGCCCGCCACGCGCGGGAGCAGACGGCACTGCTACTGGAGATGATCGCGGACGACCGCGCGCTGCGCAGCCATTCCCATGAGGCTCTGGCCACCGCGATGTACGAGATGGCCGCGGCCCGCGCACCGAAGGGCGCGCTGGCGGCGGGCGGCCCGAACGCGCTGATCCGCCTGAAGCGGGTCCTCGGTCCGCGCAAGGCCCCGCACCCCGCCCTGTGGGGCTCGGTCGCGGCCGTGGCGCTGGCGGTACCGCTGCTGCCGCTCCTGGTCGCCTGCCCGCCCGGACTCGGCTGA
- a CDS encoding BlaI/MecI/CopY family transcriptional regulator — protein sequence MRRLGDLEAEIMDRLWTWNRPATVREVVDDINKVRPVAYTTVMTVTNILYGKGWLLRGKHGRAWLYSPVRSREAYAAALMEDGLGESKDRSTALVHFVENMSEEEVAALRKALRNVNRQAKAES from the coding sequence ATGCGGCGGCTGGGGGATCTTGAGGCAGAGATCATGGATCGTCTCTGGACGTGGAACCGTCCGGCGACGGTGCGCGAGGTAGTGGATGACATCAATAAGGTTCGCCCCGTCGCGTACACCACGGTGATGACCGTCACCAACATCCTGTACGGCAAGGGCTGGCTGCTGCGTGGCAAGCACGGCCGGGCCTGGCTGTACTCGCCGGTCCGCAGCCGTGAGGCGTACGCCGCCGCGCTGATGGAGGACGGTTTGGGGGAGAGCAAGGACCGCTCGACCGCGCTGGTCCACTTCGTCGAGAACATGTCCGAGGAAGAGGTGGCCGCCCTGCGCAAGGCACTGCGGAACGTGAATCGGCAGGCAAAGGCGGAGTCGTGA
- a CDS encoding PLP-dependent cysteine synthase family protein, giving the protein MHSLTTSDFTPAGSTLQGLVGNTPVLRVSQPFTPADRGFWAKLEGFNPGGIKDRPALHMVERARSRDELQPGRPIIESTSGTLGLGLALAGMVYGHPVTLVTDPGLEPSMNRLLAAYGATVDMVTEPHPTGGWQEARRERVAELLAQSPGAWCPDQYSNPDNVAAYTPLALELASQLGHIDVLVCSVGTGGHSAGISRVLRQLYPGMRLVGVDTVGSTIFGQPARPRLMRGLGSSIYPRNVAYENFSEVHWVAPGESVWACRQLAASHYATGGWSVGAVALVAGWLARTSPLSKRIVAIFPDGPQRYLETVYDDQYCAEHGLSDVTPAPEPEVVGRPDEKEVTRWTRCTAVSDPLSLMAETAGAEGGAK; this is encoded by the coding sequence ATGCACTCCCTGACCACGAGTGACTTCACCCCCGCCGGCTCCACCCTCCAAGGGCTCGTCGGCAACACCCCCGTCCTGCGCGTCTCCCAGCCCTTCACCCCGGCCGACCGCGGGTTCTGGGCCAAGCTGGAGGGCTTCAACCCCGGCGGAATCAAGGACCGTCCGGCCCTGCACATGGTCGAACGAGCACGGTCTCGCGATGAGTTGCAGCCCGGCCGGCCGATCATCGAGTCGACCAGCGGGACACTCGGACTCGGCCTCGCCTTGGCCGGAATGGTGTACGGCCACCCCGTCACGCTCGTCACCGACCCGGGCCTCGAACCGTCGATGAACCGTTTGCTCGCCGCCTACGGAGCGACCGTCGACATGGTGACCGAGCCGCACCCGACCGGCGGCTGGCAGGAGGCGCGCCGCGAGCGTGTCGCCGAGCTGCTGGCTCAGAGCCCCGGCGCCTGGTGCCCCGACCAGTACAGCAACCCCGACAACGTCGCCGCCTACACCCCGCTCGCCCTCGAACTCGCCTCCCAGCTGGGCCACATCGACGTCCTCGTCTGCAGCGTCGGCACCGGAGGCCACTCAGCCGGCATCTCGCGCGTGCTGCGCCAGCTGTACCCCGGCATGCGGCTCGTGGGCGTCGACACCGTCGGCTCGACCATCTTCGGCCAACCCGCCCGGCCTCGCCTCATGCGTGGTCTCGGCTCCAGCATCTACCCGCGCAACGTGGCGTACGAGAACTTCAGCGAGGTGCACTGGGTGGCACCCGGCGAATCGGTGTGGGCCTGCAGGCAGTTGGCCGCCTCGCACTACGCCACGGGCGGCTGGAGCGTCGGCGCGGTCGCACTCGTGGCCGGCTGGCTCGCCCGCACAAGCCCCTTGAGCAAGCGCATCGTGGCGATCTTCCCGGACGGGCCGCAGCGTTATCTGGAGACCGTGTACGACGACCAATACTGTGCCGAGCACGGGTTGTCGGACGTGACACCAGCGCCCGAACCGGAGGTCGTCGGGCGCCCCGACGAGAAGGAGGTCACCCGCTGGACCCGCTGCACGGCGGTGAGCGACCCGCTCTCCCTGATGGCAGAGACGGCCGGTGCGGAGGGCGGCGCCAAGTGA